A single region of the Lycium barbarum isolate Lr01 chromosome 2, ASM1917538v2, whole genome shotgun sequence genome encodes:
- the LOC132626085 gene encoding cytochrome P450 704B1 → MELLTLLVCLVFSWTFIQTFRQKNKKGPINWPIIGAGLEQWVNFDRMHDWLVEYLAESPTVVVPAMTTTYTYIAHPANVEHVLKTNFDNYPKGEVYHSYMEVLLGDGIFNVDGELWRKQRKTASFEFASKNLRDFNTVVFRDYSLKLFKILNQASFKNEQVDMQDLLMRMTLDSICKVGFGVEIGTLDPNLPENSFAKAFDAANVIVTLRFIDPLWKIKKFLNIGSEAILDQSIRTIDDFTYSVIRKRKAEIETNEKVNKHDLLSRFIEQGKDPENNMTDKSLRDIVLNFVIAGRDTTATTLSWAIYMIMTHEHVAEKLYEELRSLEQVRAKEENVSLHQYDAEDPESVDSRAIQFAGLLNYDSLGKLYYLHAVITETLRLYPAVPQDPKGILEDDVLPDGTKLKAGGMVTYVPYSMGRMEYNWGSDAASFNPERWLKDGTFQNASPFKFTAFQGGPRICLGKDSAYLQMKMALAILCRFYKFKFVPGHPVKYRMMTILSMEHGLKLTVSLRS, encoded by the exons ATGGAATTATTAACGTTGTTAGTTTGCTTGGTTTTTTCTTGGACATTCATCCAAACATTTAGGCAGAAAAATAAGAAAGGCCCAATTAATTGGCCTATTATTGGTGCAGGCTTGGAACAATGGGTGAATTTTGATCGAATGCATGATTGGCTTGTCGAGTATTTGGCTGAGTCTCCAACTGTTGTTGTACCTGCGATGACTACAACTTATACTTACATTGCTCATCCAGCTAATGTCGAACATGTTCTCAAAACAAACTTTGATAATTATCCAAAG GGTGAAGTGTATCATTCATATATGGAAGTGTTGCTTGGAGATGGCATCTTTAATGTGGATGGTGAGCTTTGGAGGAAACAAAGGAAGACTGCTAGCTTTGAGTTTGCTTCAAAGAATTTAAGGGATTTCAATACTGTAGTTTTCAGGGACTATAGTCTTAAACTCTTTAAGATTCTAAATCAAGCATCTTTCAAGAATGAGCAAGTAGACATGCAG gaTCTCTTGATGAGGATGACTCTGGACTCAATATGTAAGGTGGGATTTGGTGTAGAGATAGGAACATTGGATCCAAATTTACCAGAAAATAGCTTTGCAAAGGCATTTGATGCTGCAAATGTCATTGTGACACTAAGATTCATTGACCCTTTGTGGAAAATCAAGAAATTTCTCAACATAGGATCAGAAGCCATCCTTGATCAGAGTATTAGAACAATTGATGATTTCACATATTCTGTCATAAGAAAAAGGAAAGCTGAGATAGAAACAAATGAGAAA GTTAATAAGCATGACCTATTGTCAAGGTTCATTGAGCAAGGGAAAGATCCTGAGAACAATATGACTGATAAAAGCCTGAGAGACATTGTCCTGAATTTTGTCATCGCGGGTCGCGATACAACTGCAACGACTCTGTCTTGGGCTATATACATGATTATGACTCACGAGCACGTAGCGGAGAAGCTGTACGAGGAGCTGAGATCGTTGGAACAAGTCCGCGCTAAAGAAGAGAACGTGTCGCTGCATCAGTATGACGCAGAGGATCCTGAATCAGTCGATTCGAGAGCAATACAATTCGCAGGGCTCCTTAATTATGATTCATTGGGAAAATTATACTATTTGCATGCTGTGATTACAGAGACTCTTCGATTGTACCCTGCTGTTCCTCAG GATCCTAAGGGAATATTGGAAGATGATGTTTTACCAGATGGAACAAAGTTGAAGGCTGGAGGGATGGTGACCTATGTACCTTACTCTATGGGTAGAATGGAATACAACTGGGGTTCTGATGCAGCTTCATTCAATCCTGAGAGATGGCTTAAAGATGGGACTTTCCAAAATGCATCTCCATTCAAATTTACTGCTTTCCAG GGAGGGCCAAGGATATGCCTGGGGAAGGACTCAGCATATCTTCAGATGAAAATGGCACTTGCAATTTTGTGTCGATTTTACAAATTCAAGTTTGTGCCAGGTCATCCAGTCAAGTACAGGATGATGACCATCTTATCAATGGAACATGGACTAAAGCTTACAGTTTCACTGAGATCTTGA